In Cicer arietinum cultivar CDC Frontier isolate Library 1 chromosome 7, Cicar.CDCFrontier_v2.0, whole genome shotgun sequence, the genomic window tgcttttatttatttattttgaaactaatTTGGCCCATCCCTTTAACTCATTTGGGAAATACAAAAAATAGCGAGATTTTGGATGTTGGCAAAACAAACGTTGattttatgataattatatataatggTCAGGATAATATTGAAAAAAGGATTTGGCTCATCTACAATGGGGAATGCAATTggaaaaataaagtaattagaCGTAGTGTTGCCAAATAGCGGCGCTATAGCATAGCGGATTTTAATGAATCCGCTACGAAAACTGCGATGGTATCCTAATTTTGCTTTTAGGGCAATAGTGGCCGCTATTCCAATCTCTTCTAGCCGAAATAGCATGAATAGcggaaaaatataattttttcgattgtttaaaaagaatataactGAAGATTCTGCATGAGTTTGACTTTGAAACATGAccctatttttataaaaaaaaacaaaagagttAGTGAGTATTACTCTGTAGTCTGTATTCACTGTAATACATATACCTTTCAATATATAAAGAGTTAGTGAATATTACTCTATGTGGCCTTTGCTATTTGATCGTAACGCTATCTGCTGTTTCACATAGCGGATTTTTGGTGTTTCGCTATTTTCCGCAATCCGCTATTGATAGCATTGGTTAGAAGAATAAAGTAACTAATCTCAATATTGAATGGACAAATCAACAGTTTGCATTTCAATACATGCATGATTTGTTTCACATGTACACGTAACATCAatagttttgatttattcatCAACCATTGATGTTACTTACTTTATCCTCTGAACTGACTGAATACATTTTGTTGAAACTTAATCTAAAAAGAAGTATAAATTTAACAAAACTATGGGAATTTATGAAGTTAAAGATTGTAGATGGGCTGTTGTTATTTGTTGTGTTGGGAAAAAAGTTTGGTTGATTTTCCCTTGTTCGCTGTCAATTCACCATTCTACTCTTGTTGCCAGACTGAAGATGAGAAAGTGCGTGGATTATATGTTATGAAGCTTGTGAGATCATTTTGTAGAACCACCTATGAGAATGACGGTACGTCATTCTGAACTAAGTATAACTATGCTCTAAGGATCTTTTTGGATAACCAACTTAATTAAGTGCTTATAGAATAAACGCTTATCATATAAGCActtatgtataagttatttctatagtcaaagataaataaattatgatcaaactattttttataaactattttctaGTAGAAGCTGTTTTTACATACCGCCTTTAAGAGCTTATTAAAGTTAGCTAAAAACGGTTTATAGACATGTGATAAGCTGTTTTCATAAGCTTTCCCAAACACCTTGTCAGGTGCTAGTGGGagtagataaactcaaataagttGTTCATAAACCAATCCAAATGTAGCTGAATTGTTTCACCTGCATCGTCAAAGTtctgtttctttattttttttttaaatactttgttgtttctttatttttaaacctCACGTGTTCATAGACTACTTTCTACTGATTGTGGCCTGTTTGATATCTTCGTGTGTTATTGAATTACAAACAATTTTTTCTAACCCGAGCAGCTGAGGCCCCTGTTACTCGACGGTTAATATTCAAATATGTTTGAGATACGAAGATAAAGATTTTTGGGAAACATATAACTTGGGTGTTCACAGTTTGCAAATTGCATtactataaaatgtcattttaatttGTACTGTTGACGTTGTTGATAATTGTCATGCTGATTCAGCAAATTGTTTTTTTCCAGATGACTCTTTTGAACATGTTGGTTCCATACTTGTTAACATAACAAAGCAGCGGGAAGGGAGGGAGCTTCTACTCGACCCAAAACGGGGTCTCTTGAAGCAGATAATTAGACAGTTCGATTCAAATAGTTCATTGAGAAAGAAAGGGGTATGTGCAAAATTACTGCGTCCTAAACGTTCCAGTTTCCCAGCCTTGGCAAATGTTTGAATtgtttacttttaatttatgttaaataTTGGTTTCCCCATAACAATAACATTGATTTTTGTGAGTATATTCAGTTATTATTACTAACTACTAAGAGCTAAGCTTACATTGGTAGTTCTTTTTTGGTCAGTGTTAAAAATTGTATGGGCTAAGCTTACTAAGGACTAAAATCTAAGTGCTTCGACCTATGCTATTGCTCAGCTAAAAATTGTTGATATATTTGATTGCTATCAGGTTTCTGGAACTATACGCAACTGTTGTTTTGAAGCTGAGAATCAGCTACAAAATTTGCTTTTGGTTTCTGAGTTTCTCTGGCCTGCATTACTTCTTCCTGTAGCCGGCAACAAGGTTACACACTCTACTTTCTCTGAACTTAAAGCATTAATCTTCTGCATACAGAGGAATATATTTCGTCCAACCCAACCTGAAAGATATTTAATTGCTCAAGATAATGAACCTAAAGTATTGTCCACTTGGTAATGGCTGTAGTTTGCTTCATGTCTATCTGTACATCACCGAGAGGTTATCTAGTATATCCATTTGAGTTTGTCCTTTTTTGTTATGAGGTTAAAATGTCATTGTGAAACTCGTATATAAGCTCAAACTCAATTTATTCtataaaatgttaattatttcgTTGGCCTCATAACTTACAGCAATCTGATCTTGTGGCATACTTTCAGAATGTAATTTTGAGTACTTAGGTTTATTTCCTGTTTCATGCCTTATGTCAGTTGCATTgagaaaagtaatttttatgcAGATCTACAGTGAGGAGGACAGAATGAAAATGCCACTTGAACTTGGGACTGCACTATCAATTGAACGTGAACCAGTTAATGATCCGGAAATTCGCACTCAAGCATTGGAAGCCATATACTTGATCTTATTGCAGGTAAACTTACAAATTTACCCCTTTTTTTCTCCTTAAACTGTTCATTTCTTCTCTGCTACATATTAGATTTGAAGACAAATTATTTATCCCTAATCTGTACTTATTTGCATTATACACTGAAACAATATTGTTTTTCAGATTCTTAATagaaaaatcacatttttgtcCTTTGTAATATTAATTGGAACATCTGTTGTAACCCCTACTTCATTAGTTTACTATAAGATCTCTctccttctctctctctctctctctcccgcCGCCccccttctctctctctctctctctctatttatatatatatcttggTACTCAAACTCTAGTTAATTCAGAATACAGAATGAGTTTACGACTCCAAATATCCAAATTTAGTTAACTTGCtcacaaaatcattttttgtaaACATGAGTAGACTCATTCACATAGATTCATACAGACCCACCTAGAATCAGAGTTCGAGGACAATAAATGAGTCTACAACATAATGGTTATTTCTCCCCTCATGTCTAAGATGGCAGTGGTTCAGTGTTTATTAAAAAACCCAAAATTCAACGGCTGAATGATGAAGTCCAAAGGGTACAAAACATAAGCCTCAGCTGTGGCACTCAACTCCACAAATGCATCTAACATCCCAACGTGAATCCATTTGCAAACGAGGTGAACAATGTTGCCTATATCTTCAAGCATAAACAAGTCACAAACCAGAAAACATGAACAAGCCCACCATTGCAAGTTTGCAATTAACCTAACAGCTCTACTGAGCACCGAGGTAGACAAACCTAGCTCTCATGAGCTGAATCCAGCTCTAATGAAGAACTGAAAACTAGCCCCTACGAGCTGAATCCAGCATCAATGAGGGGTAACCTGTCCCGGCAtccttcacttttttttttttgtaattttgagcTTTATGATTTGTCGTTTTGTCTATAGATTTTAAACCCGGTTGTTATTTTTGTGTGCAGAGTAGTGAAACTATCTTGTACTTTGTGAATTTGTCTTGTCAAGTTTGAATTGTGAAGCCATGTTTATGTATGTTTTTAGTAGGTCTCTGATCTAGTCTGGTCTTGAGTTGTGCCATCTTAATTTATCAGTTGATTacagaaaatttaaattttgttcgGGCTATGCTTTATTAATAAGTTGTTTTTTGACATAACTTTATTACTAAGTTAGGATGTTGTATATTCACTATGCACAAAGTAAATTGTGGTTCGATAATAACATAGATGtcataaatattatatgtattaCGAAAACTCTTACAAGTCTATGGTGACTTCATGTTTATACATAAACTCTCTAGTTTGATAACCACAGGTGTTGGAGGTAGTTACTGTTTTCCTTTGGCAATGGAAGTTTAAACCGTAGTCGGCTTGATTAAATGGTTGCACCTGTTCTTAGTTTATATACTGATGTAAAGATGTTCCAGAGTTTTGCTATATTTGGTAgtgattttaatattcattGCTCTATCGACTTGAGTTTGGATTAGAAATTGTGTACCGGTATATTGCTATGTAACTATGTAATAATATATACCTTTATTTCCACCCAAAAAAATATACCTTACTTTATCCATCCATTATTTACATAGGGGCATTTTTTGGTACCCTTTTATGTAAAATGGCTTTGGCTGATCTATCAATTAAGTTGTTAGGTATTCCTTCTTGATACATCCAATTTATGCTGTGAACTGCCATTGTTTTGCAGGAGGCAGGTCGAAGAGCCTTTTGGTCTGTAAACGGGCCTAGAATAGTACAAATTGGTTATGAAGACGAGGAAGATCCGAAAGTGATGGGAGCGTATGAGCAACTGGGATCCTTGGTAAACACCAGATGCTTTGTTTTATCAACAAACCATCTTCTTGAACCTCCTCCCCAATCCCTTTCTTtctttgttatattaattttatatcaatGTTAATCAGCTTCATGTTACTGATTCTATTTTTTGATCCAGTTGGTTCACGGCAGTGGCGTGGAGGAACCGGAACCGTCCACGGAGACCACAAAGTAGTTactctatttttgttctttgtaCTCCACACATATCTCCATAGCGAGTCTAATTTGAGAAGGTCATTCCAAGTCAATTTTTCCATTTTGAATTTGGAATCAccatttatttttgaaaatatgtatATTACTTAACTTAGAATAGCTTGTCAAAATTGTTATTTATACACGCCTCAGCGTGAGTGGCAAATGTTCTTGAAGATGCACTTTCAGTTTCTGTATTAGAATTTTCCATTGCAATGCAAGTCGAATAGTTGATTAGAATATTATCATGATCGATAGAAGGATCGAAATCCCCTTTTAGGCGTATAAGTTTTAAATCACAGAAGTGAATTCTATACAAAAACTCAATAAAGATATGCCAATACTTGAATATCATTAGCAAGTGTATATGACATCAAGTTAGAAAGTTTACATAAACTTATTATCTAAAACGATGTCGCATGATAgaagtgataaatatttagtcGAGAGTTTGATTCTTGATTTGTGCATGTAGAAAAACATCAGCAGTTTGagtaattaattttcataataattGTGTGGGGAATACTTTTAGTTTACAGAAAAATTATGTGTTGAGTGCACTAAGTAATAAAAAACATAGTTCAAGAAATCGCAGATTTTCCATGCATATTATTTCATATAATGGACTCGAATTTGCATTGATTTAGATCCGACGGTGGAAATACAGTAGTGCATGACATAGTTACTGTGTGTAATCTGAGTTCCTATATGATATATCTCTTCCATCTTTTATACACTTGGAGGCACCTTGCTATCTCTGCCTAGCTTTAACTCTTTTAACCATTGTAGTGGAAATAGAGATGAAGGAGGAAAGGTGTTGGGAGCCATCCCATGTAACACCAATGGGCAGGAAACACACACCTCGAAGCTGCAACAATCAAGCAAAGCAACAATGATAGGAACCcgaataaagaaaaaaaaaagaaatacaagtaTTATgattgtaattaaaatattacagaAAATTAACCACCAAATAATACGGAAGATTAACCACCGTAATCTTAGAGCAAACACCCCTCATAGAAGAGACAAAAAGGTATTTTATATGTACTTGTAGTTGTAGGCCCAATTGTCCAAGGCCCAGTTAAAGTTATCCAAAAGGCAAATTAGAGAAAATGAGATAGTTAATTATAAAAGGTAGTGTTGAGAGAGGGAAGTTATCATTCTGTACATTTTCTATTATAATCTATAAGGTTGGACATAGAGAATTATCTCTTCTATGAAAAGCATTTGCTCTGGAATTAGGTAGTATTTCATTTTCAATcaataatatttctatttcttttctttctttatttgaaCAAGTTGCATTTAACAAATGAACTATTTGTGAGTGACATATTCAAAATAGAGGGTTGAGTGTAAGGGGATTTGAAGGTTGATGGAGTGGAGATAATGGATGAATTGCTTTTAATGTGAACTAGAATACAAATGAAATTAAGTATTTCTATTAGGTACGTAAATACTTCCCtgctaaaatataaataaaaatagattacATAAGATCTAAAATTTgagtcaaatatattaatttagtttaatttatttttgtttatattttgagatGGAGGAAATACAAgatataaaaacttaaatatatttttttagatatttttttattatttttaatttaaaatacacttttataattatatcaaatttagaaaaaataataattttgaagaaATTGGTTAAGATCCATACGAAatacatataaagaaaatgtcTAGGAACGAAAGACAAACAAAAATCCATCCAACATTACATTTtcataaaaacatatttaaatctcaattttaatttattattttagaagCTAAATAAAACCCAGAGCCAGTGATTACATTATGCATTTCATCcaaaccttttttttatttatgaaatccATCTAAACCTTTATTTAAGACACAATCTAAAATTCCCTTTAATGAATCGTATGTGgttaaattttcaaattggAATATGTCGTTTTCATCTTCTATCTAGAATAGGAACATACATACcttgattatattttttggCTCTTAATGACCCCCCATAATATGGCCCCCCAGACATACATTTATTTGGCGACAATGAACTTTTAATAGTTTAGAGGCTAACTTAGCTCCACGAAGGGTTTAGCCAAATCAAATAGCATTAATGCAAGCTGACAATAAATTCAATTATccattttatcttatttaaatcTTAACTGCTGTGTAGGTCATGTCGACTACAGAATAAATTATGGCTATATAATTTTTAGAAACATTTTTGAagatattttataagttttatcatttaaaatattttgttagaatcacatttgtaaaaaaatttattatttttaatataatttaaaattttttttaattatatcatctaCTCCCTTCATCTCAAAATAATGGTTGCATTTGACTATttcatacaaataaaaaaaaaatgataaatgaaagagataaaaaaagtttatcaataaaatatcgATTGATTTCAATTATCACAAATGTAAAGTAGAGGATAATAAATTCagaaaactaaaaatgaaaattaatttagaataattttttcttgCAAATGCGATAATGGGATAGAGGGAGTAATTTATATTAGGTACATcgctaataatttataatcatcCTTCACTTGTGTTATCAAATTATCCTTATCCTTATTAAGGATAATATGGTAAACTCGtcgttagttttttttttttttaattttatagcagatgataaatatcatatttactCACATAACTATGAGGTCAAGATGTCCCATTTAATAATATCAGTATTTGACTCTTATATTAGAGCTTAAGGATACTATTAACTCTCTTTTATATATCATCTTTTATTAATTAGTGTGAAATGATTAAATGTGTCagttattttgaaatgaaataatataatattagttgatataaaattttatttgtacatGCAAATGTATTGTTTTTATTAGTACGCAATGTGTATTAACTACTTGTTGATAGGGGTGAAAATAAGTTGGGTCGAACTAGACTTTGTTAGACCTGAGTCTGActtgtcaaaaaattcaaagcCTAAGCTTGACATGCGACCGGTCATAGCCTTACATTTTAGGTCTGAGTCTGACCTTGATAGAATTTTGGTATGGTCTGTTAGTCTACTTAAAAgcctatttcattttaatatttttgaataagtaatcaaacatatctttaaatagattaacacattaatatgtcaatgaaatcaagttctattttgatacttaacatcacattttgaaaaatatgactttatatacattatattttataataatacatttaaaatgtcaaaaattaaatgaggctaatatgcataaattactaaaagttgaatatataacaaaaatatcaaaatttaatataataattatagcagtaaaaaaatattatttatatttatttaaataggccgATCTAATAGCTTAAAAGACTTATTATGTGCATATAGTCTGACCTTTTTAAGTAAATAGGTATTTCTAGAAGTCTTGTCCTTAtctatttaagaaaaaagtttGACCTGACCTGAGCATCACGTAGGCTAAGCCGTAGGCCGACCGACATATTCTCATCCCTACTTGTGAGTCTTTcacaagtatttttattttcaagaaAATGCTAATAAATGTTTTAAGAATGTAAGATAAAGATTTAAAATAGTAGAAATCAATCTCGGTATTTAGGGGTTTacaaatcttataaataatGTGTATCAATTATTTGTGGGCCAAcacaaaaatttattagttgcattcatttaataaaattttgaccTAGTTACATttttggttctttattttaattgaattatgaaaataatccctcaattttttaattatgtatcAAAAAAATAGATGATGTAAAAGATTCTATGTggattaattacattttattattatttcaaatttataaatatattttctatttttaaaaacaaatttcctagtttattacatcatttaattacaaaaaaaaaaaaaaaatcgattgtAATCCCTAATTTCATTCcatttcatcttcatcttccttCTTTTCCCCTTCTTCATCCTTCTCCTCTTAGCTATCATGAAAATCTTTCCTTTAGGTCACTTTTTCTTCATCTCAACCCTCCCCAAATTTGGGGATTCTTCAAAATCTCATCTTTCTCTTCAATACTCTTAACTATTAATCTCAATATGTAATTTCTTTATTATgcattaattttaacaaaatatcttGATTTTGTTTTACATATATCAAGTTAGTTAACCACATGCATATTCATGGGATGATTACATAGGAatgagaagaagatgaagatggaaTGGAATGAAATTGGGATTAGAATGTGTTTGAGTTAGagactaaaactaaaaataaataaaatgaataactatttttgtgattcaactaaaatatgagaactaaaaatgcaattaaacatttttttttaagatcgGAGAGATTGAAATTGATTGAGCACTAACATTAAAGAAAGGTAATTAAAAAGACATCAAATTTTAGGTTGATTCTGAAAAATTATAGATATACCCACAACCAATTAAAATCCACGACCAATTAAAAAGACAACTTAATGCTCTAAGGCGTGAATTTAAATTTCAAGAGAAACTTTATTGATGAGTAGTATTTTGTCCCTAATTACAAGCCTTCatttacaaaaacaaattatttttattaaatcctTTTGAATttactaaatatatttaatatatttttttaaatataacctTGATTAATACTACTAATGTATCTTagaatataaaaagttattattaaatACTTCAATACACAAATgacattttaattattctttatACAAAATGAAAACATTAATTACActaccaatttttttaataaaaataaaatttttaataaggATTTATGTTTAGAGACATAAGTAGTATTATCTAAAAACATCTCTAGTtgtagaattttaaaatatttacttcatacttaatttttattttgatgagaGATTTTATTACTAAATTTCTTTGAGATTCctttacatttattattattattattattattattattattattattatttgttaattaatataCCCCTAATTAATAGTCCCTCCATTCTATTATGAATATCACAATTgattattttacataaattaaaaaaagtaattgaaaaaaataattaataatagatAAAAAATCTTTCAAGTTCTgttatcttatttatttgtaCCGGTTgagtggtttttttttttttttttttttttattgtttaagtATTATTCCTTTTGACACACATTTTCCCCatttttcctttaaaaattaaaaattctaacAATCTTCAATATCTTCTTCCCCATCTTTGTCTTCCACCGAGAAACTCAAAAGATCTAGAACAATCCtgattttcattttcatctttaacaCAAAGAACCCAACAAGATAGAATACCTTCAACTTCTCGTTATCACAATTCATTCTCTCTATAATGGATACTCCAATATTGTTTCCAAACACCACCATCAACATCCAAAAACTCAATCTTGTAAAAGAGTTCCTTTGTAAAGGGTTTTCAGAAAACTGAGTTATGAAATGTGTTTAGATGAGTTTTAAAACAGAAATTCAACATTAAGAGAAATGATTTATCTAAAACCATTTTTGGTAACTTCAATAAACTAACTTATAGATTATTAAACTAACTTATAAGTTTGTTCGATTAAAAGAGAtgtgtttaataaataaatttttcttatcAACTTGTAGCTTATTCTAACGCAATTTCAAGTACTTTatgaatttataactttttacattttcttcaatttataattttattattttatttttattattatttttcattcataTGTAATACAAAATAACTACATCTTCGATGAACAAAGCTGTACTCagtttctttaattctttgtcataataactcaaaaaaataaaaataattttttattataagaaattGATTAGCGAATGCATtgctatatttattattatttctttgtattctaatttattattgtgataaaattaaattcattttttatgtcaaattgtaaatgataaataaattatgttgtttttatgattactatttatatatatatggagcTTGCTAAACTTTTAGAGAACTcttcaaatttatgtttgtataataataaaaaaagtaacaaaaaaataaataaatgaattgcATGGTTCaggtttttatttcaaagtaaagtaaaaaaattgattaaaaagaaagaaaaatagagtaaaataatacatataagagattgaataaaaatatcacatatttttttttttgttattttaaattaaataattatgtcctgttatattattttatattgttaaaaacaaaatttacaaaaaaattaattttaattaattaatttttcagttATAAATCTTCAGTTATCAACTAAATTTTCAACTATTAATCAACTTTTTAgctatcaattattttataacttaattttatgaaataggGCCTAAATCTCAAATTTTCACATCTCTTAGTTATACACCTCTAACTCTTTAGTTTCTTCATGTCCAACANNNNNNNNNNNNNNNNNNNNNNNNNNNNNNNNNNNNNCCTTTTTGgggtattttttatttgttatttgggGATGGAATAGTCGATTTCAAGTTTAGTTTCCCCAcatatcttttcttttttgggtATCATTGATTTTTCTGGGTTGATGAACATTGTTGGGTTCAAACTGAAGATTACCagagttattaatttataaacaataaTATGGAAAGATATAATAAACTTTTTGcacattttaaaagataaataactaaattataaaaaataaataagataaaagacTTGAGAAAATGTAAAacttattttgagatatttgttttgTGAAAAATGTGGNNNNNNNNNNNNNNNNNNNNNNNNNNNNNNNNNNNNNNNNNNNNNNNNNNNNNGATAtatcttttttcttcaaatttcactcttcatttaaactattttatttattattttttatctaatcaaataattgattttagttttatttcaaatttaaatcaaatttaattctttGAATTTTAGATCTTCTCTAATCTAATCCTTAAATCAATCTTAACAAATCAAATCTAAACTAATGATAATTcaattttgaattataaatatattggttaaaataaaaataataataaaatataaattttgccTTGATGAATGTCTACTGTGGCTTTCTTTCGAGAAAACAGGACAAACATACACATCAGTATCTGTTTGCACGTTAGTTCAAACATAAAAagatactttaaaaatatttatgtacaaactaaatattttaaatattttatattttttttaatatatgtgaaaatttcaaaaagagcTTATAATAAACCACAAAGATTATAAAGTAaactacaattttaatttttaaaaatatatgacattgtCATTTCAGTCTCTGACTcagttgaaaattttaaataaaccatcgaatcattaaaatattagtcaatttaatttataatattataatagtttTAGATTATTTTGATAGTGAATTGTATCTTTTAAGAACTTATATGAtagtaaattgtatttttcagAGACTATTTTAATgattagataattaatttagatttttttattgagtATAAGACTAAAATAACAACGTcctatatttttaaagaataaaataatagtgTAGCCAATATTGTATTAGTCATCCATTATAAGGagactttaaaatataaaaagggTAAA contains:
- the LOC101511829 gene encoding uncharacterized protein — translated: MATELEELVTFLSSPSPQITKVAVDIVRGLTGSDEGLHSLANQAKALIPALSRLLTAPKEVSEAAAEALVNLSQNSNLAGEMVQMRLVETTMDVLYKPECCVTRLLVMLLVNVTQLDAGIASLLQTEDEKVRGLYVMKLVRSFCRTTYENDDDSFEHVGSILVNITKQREGRELLLDPKRGLLKQIIRQFDSNSSLRKKGVSGTIRNCCFEAENQLQNLLLVSEFLWPALLLPVAGNKIYSEEDRMKMPLELGTALSIEREPVNDPEIRTQALEAIYLILLQEAGRRAFWSVNGPRIVQIGYEDEEDPKVMGAYEQLGSLLVHGSGVEEPEPSTETTK